ATAGAAAAAGCAATTGAATGGACTATTAAACATAAATTTACGATTGATGAATTCTTAACAGAACAATTTGTAAAAGAACTACATAAACAAATGTTTAACCAGGTATGGACTTGGGCTGGACAATTCCGTAAATCCAATAAGAACTTAGGAGTGGATAAATTACATATAGGAATTGAGCTTCGACAATTGCTTGATGATTGTAAATTTTGGATTAAGGAAAATACCTTTTCAGAAGATGAAATTGCAATTAGATTTAAACATCGGATGGTAAAAATTCATCCTTTCCCCCATGGTAACGGGAGACATTCAAGATTAATTGCTGATATTATGACAGAAAGAATTTTTGGAAAAAAATTATTTTCTTGGGGTAACAAAAATTTAACCTGAATAATTCATAAATCCAAAATTCGGATAAAAAGCTATACTATTTCCAGGACGAATACAAAAAATTAGGCAAGCTGGGATAATTTGTAAGATATTGATGCAGTTTTTGTTTTGACAAAATTCATTGTTCA
This DNA window, taken from Bacteroidota bacterium, encodes the following:
- a CDS encoding mobile mystery protein B, whose protein sequence is MGLDFTYIEGQSPLDEEEKEGLKIKSISTRGELDEFEQHNIEKAIEWTIKHKFTIDEFLTEQFVKELHKQMFNQVWTWAGQFRKSNKNLGVDKLHIGIELRQLLDDCKFWIKENTFSEDEIAIRFKHRMVKIHPFPHGNGRHSRLIADIMTERIFGKKLFSWGNKNLT